The DNA sequence TTACTAAAGCTTTTTCAGTTTCTTTACCGTTCACGTTTTTATTTCGAAGGTCTACCAACATCAAGTGATTATCAGTTCCACCACTTACGATATCGAATCCTTGCGTCATCATCGCTTTGGCTAAAGCACGGGCATTGGCAACCACTTGTTGAGCATATACCTCAAATTTCACATCAATCGCTTCAGCAAAGGCTACAGCTTTTCCAGCAATAACATGCTCCAATGGTCCACCCTGAATTCCTGGGAATACAGAACCGTTTAAAACCTGGCTCATCATTTTAATTTCTCCCTTCGGTGTTTTGTGACCGTAAGTATTTTCAAAATCCTTACCCATCATAATCAGTCCACCTCTTGGACCACGAAGGGTTTTATGAGTAGTCGTTGTTACCACGTGACAATGCTCGAACGGAGAGCTTAATAATCCTTTGGCAATCAATCCCGCTGGGTGTGCAATATCTGCCCACAAAGTCGCTCCTACTTCATCTGCCACTTCACGGAATTTCGCAAAATCGATATCTCTGGAATAAGCAGAATAACCTGCAATTAACATTTTAGGTTTTACTTCCAAAGCTTTCTGACGCATTGCATCGTAATCGATCAAACCACTTTCGCGATCAACCCCGTAAAAATTAGCGTTGTATTGAATTCCAGAAAAGTTCACGAATGAACCGTGGGTTAAATGTCCACCCATCGATAAATCAAGTCCTAAAATTTGGTCACCTGGCTTCAAAATAGAAAGATAAATCGCAGCATTGGCTTGCGAACCTGAATGGGGCTGAACGTTGGCGTAATCAACACCGAACAATTCTTTCGCTCTGTCAATGGCTAAAGTTTCGATTTCATCCACCACTTCGCAACCACCGTAATATCTTTTTCCCGGATATCCTTCCGCATATTTATTGGTCAAAACACTTCCTACCGCTTTCATTACGTTGTCTGAAACAAAATTTTCAGAAGCAATCAATTCGATACCATGTGTTTGTCTTTGTCTTTCCTGTTCAATAAGGTCAAAAATTGGATCCATAATCTATAAATGATGTTTTTTTATTGTATTTAATAAGAATTCAAATTTATGGAAATTTTTGAGAAGAAGTTGGGTTGGGGGCGAAATGTTGGGTGCGGAGTGCTGGGTGCTGGATGTTTGATGATTGATGTTGGTTGGAGGATAAGTAATGAGAAATGGGTAATGGGTAATGAGCAATGGTGAACGGTCAATAGTTAAAATCCTATAATAAATAATAAAACTCTGTGGAATCTGTGAGCTTTTTTTTTAAACACTTGAAATTTTTAAACACTAATGACACTAATGGTTTCACAAATAACACTATTAAAAGGTAACTTAAAAGATTTGACAGATTGAACGGATGAATAATGTGCAATGAAAAATAGTGAATGGTGAAATATAGATATTGCATAAATCTGCTCAATCTGCATAATCTGCGGGAGATTTAAACACTAATTATACTAATGTTTTCACAAATGACACTATTAAAATGTTGGGTGTTAGATGCTTGATGTTTGATGTTGGTTGTTAGTTCAATCTCATCTACAAAACAAAATGGCCAGTCTTAAAAAAAAACCTATTATATGAACTTTATAAACCCAATAAGTTCCATCTCTAAAAAACTTTTGTGCCTTTTGTGGTTTAAAATTATTTTTTTCAAATAGAATAGGCTTTTAAATTTTGCCACTTTTGTGGTTTTAAACTTCAATTTTCTTAATTTCGCCAAATAAGGAAAAGCATGAACATAGGCGATTCGGTTTCGGTGATCGATGATCAATTAAAAGGAAAAGTTATATCCATCAAAGGAAAAAAAGTGACCATCGAAGATGAGCATGGTTTTCCGTACGAGTATGAGGCAAAAGAATTGGTCTTGCAACAAGCCGAAATTTACGATCAAGTCCAAACCATTCTAAAAGAAGAAACCTCGAGACCTATTTCTAAAAAACACCACAAGAAACCTTTTATTCTGGATCTGCATTTCGAACATCTGGTCAAGAACCCCAGTGATTACGATTCTTTTGAACGGCTTTTCCGTCAGAAAGAAAAACTCATTACCACCATTGAGTATTGCAGGAAAAACAATTTAAAAAAATTAGAGATCATCCACGGAATTGGTGATGGCGTCCTCCAGCAAATGGTCCATGATGTCCTGGAAAGCCAAACCAATCTGGAGTTTCAAAACAAAGAAATACTGCACCATCAGTCGGGTACAGTGCTGGTTTACTTTAGATAGAATGCGGAATGATGGTTGATGGTTGATGGTTGATGGATGATGGATGATGGATGCAAAATCCAAAATTTTTCTTTCACTATTACCCATTACCCATTGCTCATTATTCATCACCTATTGACCTCCGACTCTCACTTGGCTCTTGTTACTTTTTCCTTGGCTCTTGCAATCATTCCTCTTTCACAATTAGTAACCCGTCAACACCCAGCATCCAACACCAAACACCCAGCATCTCCTAATCTACATATTTAAAACTGGTCGCGTAGAACTTCCCTTTTTTAACTTCTCCGCTAACGATTGCTTTTTTCATGATTTTGCAATAGCCATCTTCTGCGTGGGCATTACCGTACGTTTTCTTATCTAAACCTTCAACGTTATAGACTTTGCCATCGATTTTCACTGCCATAGCGCAACCTTTATCTGTTTTAACTTTAAACTGACACATTCCACACGCTGCGTCTACAGTTTGATTCTCGATTTTTTTCTGGGCAAAAATACTTACTGAAAACAACAGCACAAATACCAATAGGACTCTTTTCATAATATTCTAAATTTAATAATATTTAAAAATTGATTTAATAGGTTTGGTTTTAATCTTAGATTTTTTTTAACCGTAGAATCTGCAAAAGCTTTATTTTAATTGGAATTAATCAACAGTTTACAAAACGAACATCATAAAAAACGATTCCCCTTTTTGCCTTCTTTTGAAGAACTTTTTTCTGCAATACTCTTTTGTCCCTTTTGCGGTAAAAACTTACTCGTATCTATCTTTAACTCTTATTTAAAAACCTTTGTAAAAATAGCAAATCTCTTTCATCCGTACTCATGACTTTGCTCATAACTGTTCAAAAATAAGAAAATTTCAAAAGCCGATTAATTTTAATAAATTTGCAGTCGTAAAGCATGGAACATTTAAAATTACTTTTCACCAAAGACGGCGTACAATATCAAGTTGTAAGAAACAAAACAGTTTCTGAGGAAAACTCCTATTTCGTCACCGAAGAATCACCTGAAAATTCACTCAGCAACAAAATCGATGAGATTTTAGCCCTGAAAAAATATAAAGAAATTACCGTAATTTCAGCCTTGAATCATTTCACCTTAATGCCGGAAGGTTTTAAAGAACACGATTTAGGTTACGATTTGATTTCTTATAATGCTCCTGTCAATAAAGATCAGGAAGAATTAATGCTGTCGGTGAACAAGAAATTCGGCGTTCAGTTTTATTATACGTTCCCGAAATCTATTTATCAGAAAATTAAAGACTTAGCCGTTCCTACGAAATTCAATTTCTCCGGCGAACAGTTTTTAACTCAGATTTCGACCAAAAACCAGAAAGAAATCCACATCAATCTCTATCATCAACAATGTGAGTTTTTTGCTTTAGATCAGAAAAAAGTTATCCTTTATAATAACCTGGATGTGACTTCAGAAGTTGACTTCCTCTATTTCATCATGTTTACTTTAAGCAAGATCGGATTCGGAATCGCGGACACTCAATTTTTTGTTTACGGTGAAACAACCGAGAATGAGACTTTTATTTCAGAATTAAAGAAGTTCGTGAAAACCCTGAAGATTGGTTATGATAATATTCCGAACAAGAATTTCATTTTGAATGGAAGATAGGTGAGAAGAGCCAGGGAAAAAGTAAAAAGAGCCAGGTGAAGTGAATTATGAATGGTTAATAGTGAATTTTTAAACTCTTTTAATCTAACCCTAAAAGGTAGAAGTATTTCATTAACTGTATTTTTTTAACACATAAGTCACATTAGTTTTTTGAAATAGTACAAAGATTACATTAGTTTTTTTTAATACTATTTTCAAAGGGAATCTTAAACTGTGTTATTTGTGAAAACATTTGTGTGATTTGTGTTTGATTTATTATTACAAAAGATTAAAACATACCAGAAGGTAATATGGAAATTCTCTTTGCTAAGTGAAACGCCTTCGCGTCCGCAATTTTTACGAATAATATTTTTTAAATCTTTGCGCCTTTGCGTTAAAATAGTATTTTAATTCTCTGCAATAAATTTGAATAAAAAAGAAACTCATCAATTATACCATCGCATTTAGAAATTAATTGAATTAAATTTGCGCTCTGGTGCATCAAGCATCAGGCACCCAACATCCAGCACCAAAAACATGTATAGAATAATCAGTGGCCAGTGGAAAGCCAAAAGAATTTCCGCTCCGAAAAGTTTCGACGTAAGACCGACGACCGATTTTGCAAAAGAAGCATTGTTCAGCATTATCGAAAACCGTTTCCGATTTGATTACGCCTCGATTTCTGTACTCGATTTGTTTGCAGGGATTGGTTCTATTTCTCTGGAATTCGCTTCCAGAGGTTGTAAAGATGTAACATCGATTGAAATGAACGCCAGACATGCTGGTTTCATTAACACCACCGCAGCGGAACTTGATATGAATTCTCAAGTGAATGCAATGCGTGCTGATGTTTTTGAATATTTAAAGAAAAATAGAAATCGTAAAACTTACGAATTAATCGTTGCCGATCCACCGTTCGAAATGGAGGTTGCCAAATATGAAGAACTGATTTCTTTGGTCCTCAACAATAATTACCTAAAACCAAATGGAGTATTTATTCTGGAACATCAAAGCCGCACGAAACTGCAGCATCCGAATATTATCGACACCAGAAAATATGGAAATGTAAGTTTTTCTTTCTTAAAACCAAACGAACCTACGACAGAAGAAGTGACGGAATCGGAAGAGGAAAGTCCGGAGAAAGCTGCCGAATAGATCAGTGATTGTTGATGGATGATCGATGATGGATGATGGATGATAGATGATAGATGATAGATGATGGATGATGGATGATGTGTCCGTCCCTGATATAGGTTGACATAAATAAGTCAACAAATATGAAAGCAAACATTAAGAAACTGCAGAAGCATCGGGTTTTCAGCGAAGAATTTAAGAGAGAGATTGTCTCTCTATTTGAGAGTGGAAAATTCAGTGTATTACAGCTTGAAAAATTGTATGGAATATCAGACTCTGCTATTTACCTATGGATCTATAAATTTTCTACCTTTAACGATAAAGGAATTAGAGTTGTAGAAATGAAAGAAAGCAGTGTACATAGGCTAAAAGAACTCGAGCAGAAGATTAAAGAACTTGAGCAAGCCGTTGGCCAGAAGCAGATTATGATCGATTATCTGGAAAAAAATGATTGATATAGCCAAGGAGGATCTGGATATTGACATAAAAAAAAATTACGGCAACCAACGCTCTGGTGGTTCAGGCAACATTCCGAAGAAAAAGAATTCACCCTGAATGCTTTGTATCGAGCAGTTGGGATCAGCAGGCAGGCGGTGCAACAATATGAGTATCGCCAGAACATTTTTGATGAAAAAGTACGTGTTCTAATGTTGGAAGCCCGCGAACTCCGGAGTGAACACCCAGGATGCGGAGTAGAGAAAATGTATTATGCCTTAAAGCCGGAATTCATAGGCAGAGACCGCTTCATAGAGCTTTTTATGGAATTGGGTTTCAGGCTGGAGCACAAGAGGAATTACCGCAGAACGACTCATTCTGTCGCCTGCGAATATCCCAATCTTATCAAAGGCATGGAAGTAAATGCACCTAATACCATTTGGCAATCGGATATTACGTATATTTATGTTAACGATAGGTTTTATTACGCAGTTTTCATCATTGATGTATACACTAAAAAGATTACAGGATACAAAATATCCAATAATATGAGGGCAACAGCGAATGTAGAAGCCTTGAAAATGGCGTTAAAAGACCATTGTTTTCCTAAAATCCATCACTCAGACAGAGGAGGGCAATACATTTATAAAGAATATGTCAAGTTGCTGAAAGAAGGGGCTACCCAAATAAGCATGGCCTTGTCTGCACAGGATAATGCATATGCAGAGCGGATAAACAAGACCATAAAAGAAGAATATCTGGATCGATGGAAACCCATGAACTTTGAACAGTTGAAGAAATTTACAAAGCGAGCGGTTGATCAATATAATAACCGCCGACCACATAATAACCTTGGCCGGTTATCGCCTGTAGAATTTGAAAGAAGATGGCAAGAAAAGGGATTTTCATCCCAACCCATTAACACCATCTATGATAATAATGAGCCGTAAAAAAAGAGGTTACCTAGTGTGGAAAGCTATTAAAATATGGATAAATTTAGAAATGATTGCACTTAAAATTTACCCACATTTTAACAGCCACATTCAACAACGATCATGAAAATAATTATATAAAAACAAGTCAACACTATTCAGGGATTGGCAATGGATGAAAATACTATTTTCTGAACGATCTAAAAAGAAATGAAAGTCGATCTAAAAATTATATTGCCACGAATGCACGAATAAATGTTAGCTGTAACAGAAGAATTCGTGCATTAGTGGCATTTCTTTACAGCATTTTGTTAAAGATAAAAAAAAGGTTGATGTAAAAACGCTGTACTTATTTGAACTTTAATAGGACTATTTTATACTTTTCTCTTTGGTTACTTTTGTGGTTAAAAAATTTCAAATATATTATTTGTCATTTACTCAACAAATTCTTAACAGCATTTTGTTAAAGATAAAAAAAAGGTTGACATAAAAACGCTGTACTTATTTGAACTTTAATACGACTATTTTATACTTTCCTCTTTTGTAACTTTTGTGGTTGAAAAATTTCAAATATATTTTTGGCATTTACTCAACAAATTCTTACAACACTTTCAACTCCAGATCGATGGTTTTACCGAAGAATTTCTTGGAGATCTTTTCAAAGTTTTTAGTGATATCAGAAAGAAAAAACTGATAAGTCGGTTTGGGATTATCCTCATTTAATAAATGATGTTTGTCCAGAATGATTTTCAACTGATTCGCCACAATACTCGGTGAATCGATCACGCGAACGCGGTTTCCATAATACTGTTTGATTTCATTTAGCAAAAGTGGATAATGCGTACAACCCAAAATCAGCGTTTCAATATTTTTTAATTTACTATTGCTTAAATAGTTATAAATAATCGAATGCGTAATCGGATGATTTCTAAAACCTTCCTCAATCGCCGGAACGAGAAGCGGAGTCGCCAGTTCGTCCACCTTGATAAACTTATTATGCTTGCGGATTGATTTCTTATACAAACCTGAATTCACCGTCGCTTTGGTGGCAATCACACCGACATTATTGTGAATCTCGTATGACACTTTCTCTGCTACAGGATTAATCACATCGATGACGGGAACTTTATCATTAACCAGTTCCAGGACTTCTTTTAAAGCATTTGCCGTGGCAGAATTACAGGCAATAACGATCGCTTTGCAATTTTTCTCTAATAAAAATTCGGTGATTTTTATACAATACCCAATAATCGCTTCCCTGGATTTTTCACCATATGGAAGATGTTTAGTATCGCCGAAATAAATCAAATTTTCGTGAGGAAGTAATCGTTTAATTTCTTTAGCAACGGTTAATCCACCCACCCCAGAATCAAAAATTCCGATAGACTGGTTGGCAGAAAGATGGCTGAAATCCGGTTTTTTATGTATCACGACGAAGAAATTTTTGCAAAAATACGGAATTAAGAACCAAGTAAAAAGAGCGAAGCAGATGAATGGTCAATAAGTGTGAATGGTGAACAGTGAATAGTGAATAGTGAATAGTGAATAGTGAATTTAAAAACTATTTACAGCAAATAAAATGGTGTTATTTGTGCAGCCATTCGTGTCATTTGTGTTTTAATAATTCCTTGAAACTCGATTCCAGAACCTTGAAACTCGAACCTCGAACCTCGAACCTCGAACCTCGTACCCCGAACCTCGCAACTCGCAACTCGAACCCCGAACCTCGCAACTCGAACCCCGAACCTCGCAACTCGAACCTCGTACCCCGTACCTCGTCAAACCACAAACAGATCCGACGCAATTCCATCCGCCAGAAACCAGTGTTTTTCCGGAATAGTCAAATGGTTATTTTCGATTTTTAATAATCCGTCCTCGAGTTTGGTTTTGATTTCATTTTGGAAATACTCCAACAATTCGGTACTGAATTTTTCTTTTAATGAAGATAAATCAACGCCCCAAACGGTTCGCAATCCAATCATAAGCATTTCATTGAACTGATCTTTCTCAGATAGAATTTCAGTTTCTTTTGGTAAAATACTTTTATTTAAGGAATTGATGTACAATTGATTATTGGCAATATTCCAACTTCTTTCATTTCTTCCATTGTATGAATGTGCGGAAGGTCCTATTCCTAAATATTCCTGATATTTCCAATATGCAGAATTATGTTTGGAATGAAAACCGGGTTTTCCAAAATTAGAAATTTCATAATGATCAAAGCCATTATCTTTTAAGAAATCAATCATATAGAAAAACTCCTCATGCTGCTCTGCTTCTTTTGGAGCAGCGATTTTGCCTTGTGAAATCCAGGCGTTTAACATGGTTTTCGGTTCAATCGTCAAAGCGTAAGAAGAAACATGCGGCACTTGAAGTTCGATGGTTTTATCTAAATTCTGTTTCCAGATTTCAAAATTAGAACTTGGTGAACCGTAAATTAAATCGATGCTGATATTTTCAAAACCAAAGTCTTGCGCTCTTTTAATGGAGCTTTCTGCTTCGCCTGAATTATGAGCGCGGTTCATTAGTTTTAAATCTTCATCAAAAAAACTTTGGGTCCCAATCGACAAACGATTAAACGACGTTTTAGATAATTCCTTCAAAAAGTTTTTATCCAAATCATCAGGATTCGCTTCAAGGGTAATTTCTATATCCGGGTCAAAAGAAAAATGTTTTAAAACCTCATCAATAATGGATTGAAGTTCATCTACTTTCAGAATAGAAGGCGTTCCACCGCCGAAATAAAGAGATTTTATGTTCTTATTTTCCAGTTCATCTCTGCGCAAACCAATTTCCTTTTTGATGGCAGCAACCATTTCCTCTTTATAATTTAAAGAAGTAGAAAAATGAAAATTACAGTAACTGCATTTTTGCTTGCAGAAAGGGATGTGGAGGTAAATCATTGTGTAAGAGCCAAGGAAAAAGTTAAAAGAGCCAAGGTTGAGAGTGGGAAGTTGGAAGTCTGGAATTGGAAGCCTAAAGTGTGAAGTCTAAAAAATTCACTATTGACCATTCACCATTCACTATTTGACCATTGTCAACTATTAATACCGGTATCCTCTCGTATTGATAAAGTTTTCTAATTTATAACCGATGCTCAACATGAAGCTGCTACCAGCATATTGCTGAATATCTGAAAGTCCGAAATTATAAGTCGCACCAAAAAAGAAATTATTGACCGTTCCTTTAATAATCGGAGAAAAGCCTAAACTTTGATTTCCGAATTTATTGCTGGCTGTTCTAAAACTTACCCCGGCTGAAAAAGAGTTTTCATCTCCGGTAACAGTTCCCATTACATTCAGATCGATCAATTTTGATGAATTGGTATTAAAGTTGGCCAGAACAGATGGCGTTACATAAAACTCATCGGTCAAATACCAATCATATCCAGTATTAAGAATGATTTTAGTGGGCTCGGGTTCGATCCCATTTACAATAGGAATATCATTAGTCAGCGCAATATCATTCACAGAAACTCCCGCGAAAAAATTACGATAAGTAATGGCCATTCCAAGATTAGCATACACCAAGAAGAGCGAGTTTGAACTTAATACGGGATCACCAGGATCTTGCGGATTCAGCATTCCCAAGTCGATGTTCATGTTATAGAAATTCACATTCGTCCCAAAAGAGAACTGACTTTTACGTTCGCCATCATCATCAATCGGAATAAAATAAGCGGCACCTGCCGAAATACCATTGGAAGAAATCGGTCCGTTTTGATCTCTAAAAAAAGACAAACCGGCTCCTACTCTATCAAATACGTTGGCATGCATCCCAATCGACTGAACATTGGGCGACTGATCGAAATTGGAAAATTGTTTCTGGTAGTTTAAATTCAACACCACATCATCTGTACTTCCGTAAAGTGCGGGGTTAAAAAGAAAATCGCCGCCAAGCAAATACTGTTGGTAAAAAGGCAATGTTTCCTGGCTTTTGTAGCTTCCGAAAAAGACCACCACGAAAAATAATGTATATATTTTTCTCATAATAAGATTAGCGTGAATTTTTAGCAAATATAAAAAAGTTTTTATGGAACTAAGATGTTGCTTCAATTTTACAGAAAATTATAAACACATCAGACCCATTTGTTTAGAGCATAATTAAATTTAAGTCACAAAAGTTTCAGCTAAAGAACTACTTCTAAAAGTTCACATCAGTTCTGAAAATCAAAGTTTTTCTTCCTTGTATTCTAAGTGTTTTCTAAGTGAAAACTAATTTTGATGGCACTCATGTGTTTTATTAAGAATTAAAAAAGACTCTACGATTCCAAATATTTTCTCCATTTATCTAAAGCGTCCTGCATATCTTTTGGCATTGGACTTTCGAAATACATTTCTTGCTTCGTGGTCGGATGAATAAATCCGAGCGTGTGGGCATGAAGTGCATGACGTGGCAAAATTTCAAACACATTTTTTATAAACTGTTTGTACTTCGGCATATTAATTCCTTTTAGAATCTGACTGCCTTCATATCTTTCATCATTAAAAAGAGTATGTCCAATATGTTTAAAGTGAGCCCGAATTTGATGCGTTCTACCCGTTTCCAATTTACATTCAACCCACGTGATATAGCGGAACCGTTCGATGACTTTATAATGCGTAACTGCATGTTTCCCTAAAGTTCCGTCTTCGAAAACCGCCATCTGCATTCTATTTTTTAAATGTCTTCCGATGTTTCCTTTAATGGTTCCCTGGTCCTCTTCAATATTCCCCCACACGAATCCCCAATATAATCTCTTGGTAGTTCGGTCAAAGAATTGTTTGGCCAGAAAACTTAAGGCATATTCATTTTTGGCAATCACTAAAAGTCCGGACGTATCTTTATCAATTCTGTGCACCAACCCAACACGGTCTAAATCGGATTTCTGTCCGTTTTTTTCAAAATGAAAAGCCAGTGCATTAATCAAAGTTCCGTCGTAATTTCCATGACCTGGATGCACAACCATTCCCGCTTCTTTATCCACAACGACCACATCATCATCTTCATAAACGATATTAATCGGAATATCTTGTGGAATGATGAGATTTTCTCTCCGCGGACTCGTCAACAAAACCGAAATTTGATCACCTGGTTTTACGCGGTAATTTTGTTTTACCGGGACACCATTAACCACGACATTACCTGCACGGCAAGCTTGTGAGATTTTATTTCTGGAAGAATTCTGTCGGAAATTAACCAGGAATTTATCAATACGCATCGTTTCCTGACCTTTATCAACGGTTAGAGAAAGGTGTTCAAAAAGTCCTTCTGATTCAGTTTCGTTAGATTCCTGATTCAAAAATTCTTCTTCGGCGAAATTTTCGTTGTCTTCTGTCATTATATTTTTGAAAGATAAAGCTCCAACTTTTCGGTTGAAGCTTTAGATTTTATGATCATTAAAAAACTACTCAACAATTACCCTTTTAACTTTTGGTTTTTCTTCGGCTTTTGTTGGAGTTGCTTTGGCTGGAACTTGAGTTGTAACAGCTTTGGGTTTCGTTTCAACCACTTTTGGCTTTTGCTCTGTTGCCGTTTTTGGAGCGTCTGTCTTTTTCACCTCCGCTCTTGGAGTTTCCTGCTTCTTCACTTCCGCTTTCGGAGTTTCTACTTTTGGCGCAACAGGTCTTGGAGTTTCTTCTAATGGCTCAGTTCGACTCGGCGTTGGTTCTCTGTACACCGGTGTTTCCTCATAACTCTGAGAATCGTAAGCATCGGTTTTAATTCTGTACATCGAATTCAGTTGTGAAATTTTCCCACCCATTTCAGCCGGCGTTTTTTTACTGGCCCAAAGATCAATCTGCATTCCCTGATCCCGTACATCAAATGCCGCCGGATCTTGGTAGTAAACAATATCTGATTCATCTGCACCGCCATCTTCATGCTCTATCAAACCTATTTCAAATAAATTTTGAGCAATCACTAGTTTCGCTTCCTGAACGGTTAAACCGACAAGATTAGGAACAGATATATTTCTTTTTGGCCCCGCACCGATGACCAAATCAATGGTTGAGAATCGGGGTAACAAAGCACCAGGCTTTAAAACAGCACCGTTATACAGCATTCGCAAAACAGCATCACGCTGAATACTGGGTTCATAAATGGTATCACCAATCTTTAATCCGACTTGCTCTAATTGCCTAAATGCCAAGCCTTTATATCGGTCTAAAACATCAGGAACAGAAACTTGTGCATACGTTCTCGGATTCACTTTCAAGACAATCGTTCTACCATCTTTCACACGGGAACCCGGCGAAGGATAGATTTGTAAAACCTGAAAAGGTTTGAATTTTGGATCATATTTAAAACTGTCGACTTCGTAGCTTAAGCCCGAATCATCTAAAATTTTAATGGCCTCATGCACCGATTTGTTCATCACATTGGGTACTGCGATTTCTTTTCCGTGATTCGTATGCACCTCTAACCAACGAAACGTCAGCCATACTGCACCTACGAAAACGGCAGCCGCTAAAAGTATATTTACTAAGACCTTCCAATGGAAGAACGATTTAAGCATATTTATAAATCTTTTATTAAATGCAAATATATAAAATAATCT is a window from the Kaistella flava (ex Peng et al. 2021) genome containing:
- a CDS encoding RluA family pseudouridine synthase, with translation MTEDNENFAEEEFLNQESNETESEGLFEHLSLTVDKGQETMRIDKFLVNFRQNSSRNKISQACRAGNVVVNGVPVKQNYRVKPGDQISVLLTSPRRENLIIPQDIPINIVYEDDDVVVVDKEAGMVVHPGHGNYDGTLINALAFHFEKNGQKSDLDRVGLVHRIDKDTSGLLVIAKNEYALSFLAKQFFDRTTKRLYWGFVWGNIEEDQGTIKGNIGRHLKNRMQMAVFEDGTLGKHAVTHYKVIERFRYITWVECKLETGRTHQIRAHFKHIGHTLFNDERYEGSQILKGINMPKYKQFIKNVFEILPRHALHAHTLGFIHPTTKQEMYFESPMPKDMQDALDKWRKYLES
- a CDS encoding PASTA domain-containing protein, whose product is MLKSFFHWKVLVNILLAAAVFVGAVWLTFRWLEVHTNHGKEIAVPNVMNKSVHEAIKILDDSGLSYEVDSFKYDPKFKPFQVLQIYPSPGSRVKDGRTIVLKVNPRTYAQVSVPDVLDRYKGLAFRQLEQVGLKIGDTIYEPSIQRDAVLRMLYNGAVLKPGALLPRFSTIDLVIGAGPKRNISVPNLVGLTVQEAKLVIAQNLFEIGLIEHEDGGADESDIVYYQDPAAFDVRDQGMQIDLWASKKTPAEMGGKISQLNSMYRIKTDAYDSQSYEETPVYREPTPSRTEPLEETPRPVAPKVETPKAEVKKQETPRAEVKKTDAPKTATEQKPKVVETKPKAVTTQVPAKATPTKAEEKPKVKRVIVE